A segment of the Chryseobacterium scophthalmum genome:
AAAACCAGCAACTAAAACCAATCAACTTAAAATTATTTGATAAAAAAAAGAATCTCTTTTGGAGACTCTTTTCTTTTTTGTTAGTTTATACTAAGTTGTTTGCTACCAAGTATTCTGCAATTTGTACTGCGTTGGTTGCAGCGCCTTTTCGCAGATTGTCTGCTACAATCCAGAGGTTTAGTGTTTTCGGTTGCGAGAGATCTCTTCTGATTCTTCCGACGAAAACTTCGTCTTTGCCTTCTGAGTAGAACGGCATAGGATATTCGTTATTTTTTACGTTATCCATTACGACAACTCCCGGTGTTTCAGATAAGATTTTTCTTACTTCATCCAATTCAAATTCGTTTTCAAATTCGATGTTTACACTTTCAGAGTGACCTCCTTGTACAGGGACTCTTACCGCCGTTGCCGTTAAATTGAATGTATCGTCACCTAAAATTTTCTTAGGTTCTTTCATTAATTTAATTTCTTCTTTGGTGTAATCATCATCCGAAAATACATCACAATGTGGCAATGCATTTTTGAAAATCTGATAAGGATAAACTTTAGCAACAGAATCATCTCCGCTGATTTCCCCGTTCAACTGATCTACAGCAGCTTTTCCGGTTCCAGTTACAGACTGATAAGTAGAAACAATGACTCTTTTTAAGTCGTATTTTTTATTCAATGGACCTAAAACCATTACCAACTGAATGGTAGAACAGTTTGGATTTGCAATAATCTTGTCTTCTTTTGTTAAAACATCGGCATTGATTTCCGGAACTACTAATTTTTTAGTTGGATCCATTCTCCAAGCTGAAGAATTATCGATAACGGTAATGCCTGCTTCGGCAAATTTTGGTGCATATTCTAAAGAAGTATCACCTCCTGCAGAGAAAATTGCGATATCCGGTTTGGCAGCTATAGCGTCGTCGATGCTTACGATAGTATAATCTACCTGTTTATACTTCACCTGTTTACCAATAGATCTTTCCGAAGCTACCGGAATTAATTCTGTTACAGGGAAATTTCTCTCTTCGAGAACTTTAAGCATCACTTGTCCAACCATTCCTGTTGAACCTACTACAGCTACTTTCATTGAATAAATAAAATTATTAAGTTAATATATAATTAAGCTCCAAAGACTCTTGTCCATGGAAATGCGAATGCAAATAAACCTACTGCGATTAATCCCATAATCACGATTCCTAAAGAAATGGTGTCATTAGATTTTACTTTTTTATTGACGATGGTCATCAAAACTGCAGCAATTAACATAGAAAACGGATGCTCTACATACTGAAATCTTAAGTCAGCGTTTTTCATTACAGCTCCCATATCCAATCCTTTAGTAAAGTTCATAATCAGCATAACGATCCCGATTGTAAACTGAACGTGGAAGAAGATCATTGTAAATAAAGTAACTTTTTTCAGTAACTTGTTTACTTTTCCGCTATATCCGAACATTACGGTTAATAAAGCAACGATGAATAGTGCTGTTAATCCGAGTTCCAAATAGGCAAAACCTTTATGGGCGCTCAGTAAAATTTTGTAAAAATCCATACTTCTATTTTTTCTATTTTTAAAGTATACAAATATAAAAAAATCCCAGCGATAAAGCTGGGATTTGATATGTAATAAAAATGAATTTATTAGAAGTTGAAAGATAAATTGGCTGCCCAAGTTCTTCCGAATCCAAAGAATACTCTGTTTGAAGTATCAATACCTTTGTAGAAATTCGCTGGATTGTTGATGTAAGTATTATACAATGCCTGTGCTTGTGCATCTGTATTTGTAGGAGTTTTGAAGTCTCCAACATTTTTCACAAAATTATTTGTTGCTCCATCAGCGATGTAAGTAGTATCAAACAAGTTATAAATGTTTGCTCCTACTGTAAAGTACTGAGCTGTATTTTTTAATCTGATTTTAAATGACGCTCCTATATCGAAAAGATTGAAATCTGGCAATTGAAGAGATCCTCTCTGCTGATTAGCTACCGTAGTGAAGGTTGCTGCATCGATAGAAGAATATAATTTTCCAACATATCTCCAAGTACCATAGATATTAAGATCTTTAACCGGTCTCACTGTAGCACCTAAAGATGCGGTAACTTGTGGAATACTGTTACTACTACTTCCTCCAACTTTTACTCCATCTAAATAAAGTGTATTTGTAGTTTTATTTCCAACTACAGCAACAGGGTTGTTGTTGTCATCAAAGTTAGTTCCTGTAGCATTACCTTTATATTGGTAATCTCCATAAGATAGCATACCTTGGAATTCTAAGAAATGGAATGGCTTATAAACTGCATCTACTTCTACACCCATGTGTAATTGGGTGATACCACTGATCTCAGAATATCCATTTACAGTACCAATTCCTGTTGGAGTTGTAGGATCTGCAACTTCAAATACCTGGTTACTTCTTCTCAACCATCTATCTTTCCATTCAGTTCTGTATAAGTTAATATTTGCTGTTAATTTAGGAGATCTGAAACCGTAACCAATTTCCGCAGAGAAAATTTTCTCATTTGTTAAATTAGGATTTACAACCTGTAAGTTACTAGGATAAACAGAGTTCATAAAAGGCTGCTTGCTATAGTAACCGATATTAGCAAATACATTGTGGTAATCGTTAATATTGTAGTTAGCTCCCCCTTTTACATTATATCCAAATAAATCTTTGAATCCAGTTTTAGTATTAACTGTTTGACCTTGTTGCATTGTAACACCATCTTTCACAAAGTTATCGATTCTTTGATAAGATTGATTAGAAACTGACCCTTGTACAAATGCAGAAAGATTGTCTTTAGAATATTCTACTTGTGCAAAACCGCTATACCAAAGAACTTCACCATCATTGCTATATCCTACCTGATCAGAAATAGGAGCTGTTTTTCCTCCGAAAGGATTCCAAGAAAGCTTTTTATAATCATACACATTGTTTGCTATATAAGAAGGAGCAACATTTTTGTTTCCATCTTCTTTATAACCTGCTGCACCATAAAGATCAGATATTACCTGATAGTGATACCCGTAATAATATCTATCATCAGTTCCTACTGAGAAACTCCAATTATCATTTACTTTATGTTGGAAATTAGCTAAAATACCATACCAGTTGTGAGAGTTCACACTTGATCTACGGATAAGTGTATTTCTAGCTGCAGAAGTATTTAAATTAACTGCACCATTAGCTGCAAAAACTGCATCATAATCGAAATGCCCAGTATTATCGTAGAAGCCAGTCATTGTTTTGTTGGTTACTCTACCTAAATCTCCGGTACCTCCACCTCTACCATTAGACATGTATAAAACCGTTGAAAGTTTTGACTTTTCGTTCATCGTCCAGTCCCAGTTTAACATCATCACCGGCTTAGCATAATAGTTTGCTCTGTTTGCAATAGCATATCTGTCACCATTAGCTCCTGTTTTATATCCAAAATCAGAATTGTATTGTCTGTATGGGCTACCGTCGTTATCCGGATTAAATTTAATATAATTTGCAATCGTTGGAGCAAATGTTCTTTGATCGTGCCATTGTGGAGAAGACGTCAAAGTAAACTGAAAGTTATGTTTTTTGTTTGCTTCCCATCCTAATGCAAAATAATAAGCGTAAGCTTCAAAATCAGTATTTTCAATATAAGTTCCTCCAGAAGTTCTGCTCATTAAAAATGAAGAAGCCCAACCATTTTCACTTTTTCCTGTATTATATGCAAAAGATGTTTTTAAATAATCATCATTACCTAATCCCAAACGTACAACTCCTCCTTTCTTCATATCTGCTGTACGAGTAACGAAGTTCATTGTACCTCCAACAGAAGCGATTCCTAATTTAGAAGAACCTAAACCTCTCTGAGTTTGCATGAAACTAGTTACATCAGCAAGACCAGTCCAGTTAGAAAAATAAACAGAACCACCTTCCATGTCATTTACAGGCATACCGTTTACCATTACAGCGATGTTTCTTGATTCGAAACCTCTCATGGTGATACCTCCGTCTCCAAAACCACCTCCAGATTTTGTAGCGTATACAGATGGCGTTGTGTTTAAAATCTCAGTAAGTTCCTGATTTCCTAATCTTTCGATGATTTGTGCTGCCTTAATAGTAGAAGCAGCAACTGGTGTTTTTCTATCTTTAGCGATATCGGTTACACCTTGTAAAATAACTTCCTCAATGTCTTTAGACTTGGTTTTTACCGAGTCTTGAGTTTCTTGTGCGTAATATACACTTGCCGTAGAAAGCGTGATTAACACAGTTAGCATCGATTTGTTGATTAATTTCATAATCGTAAGTAATAGTTAGAATTAAATTTTATGCAAAATTCGACAAATAAAATTTAACTATTATTAACTGAATGTTAATTTTTAACTATTCTTAACAAAGCTTAATTTGTTGATTTTCAGAACAAAATACAAAAATCGAATTATGAGGTGAAAAAAATCATATTATTTAATTTTTAACAAAATACCTTTGTTTTTATTAAAAATATAATGTTTTACATAACAGCTTTTAAACTTAAATCGATATTATTAGCAGAATGAGTAAGCGCTCCGACAGAGATAAAAGTAACTCCTGTGGTAGCAATATCTTTCAGCTGATCTCTTGTAATTCCACCAGAAGCTTCGCTCTCACAAGAGCCATCGATTAGCTTAACTGCTTTTTTCATTGTGGCAACATCCATATTGTCGAGCATAATTCTATCAACCTTTGCATTGATCGCTTCCTGTACTTCTTCAAGATTTCTGGTTTCGACTTCGATCTTCAGTTTTTTCTTCGACTTTTTCACATAGTCTTTTGCCATTTTTACGGCGTTGGTAATGCTCCCGTTATAATCTATATGATTATCTTTCAACATAATCATATCATACAAACCGTATCTATGATTGGTTCCGCCACCGATGGCAACTGCCCATTTTTCACAAACCCTGAAATTAGGTGTGGTTTTTCGCGTATCTAAAAGTTTTGTTTTTGTACCGATTAATCTAGAATCCCAATCATGAGTTAATGTAGCGATCCCACTCATTCTCTGCATACAATTGAGAACTAACCTTTCTGTTGAAAGAATTGATCTTGCACTTCCTGTTACAATAAATGCGATATCGCCTGCTTTTGCAACGTCACCGTCTTTAATGTAATTTTCAACTACTAAATTTTTATCAAAAGTTTTAAAAATAATTTCGGCCAGCTCAACACCTGCCAAAATACAGTTTTCTTTTACCAAAAGTTTTGCACTTTGCTGAAGATCTTTAGGAATTGTAGACAAAGTAGAGTGATCTCCATCCTGAATATCTTCTTCTAAAGCATTTTTTATAAACTGCTTTAAAACTTTATCTGTAACGTAGCTTGGTCTTTTCATGATCCTTATTTAATAATCAATTATGCTTGAACTAAATCTTTATTATAAAATGCACCTTTATTTTGAGTCATTTCCATCGATTGGGTGATAATCAGATGTGCAACTGTTGTAAGGTTTCTTAATTCTGAAAGTTGCGGCGAGAGGATAGAGTAATGATAAATTTCGTCAACGGCAGCAGCAATTTCTGCATGTTTCTGCAACGCCATTTTTAGTCTGTTATTGCTTCTCACAATTCCTACCAGATTGCTCATCATTTCTTGGAGTTGTTTTCTGAGGTAAGAAACAATGACCATTTCGTCAATAATTTTCATTCCTTCTTCATTCCATTCGGGAACAGCTTTTAAATCATCAAAATTAAAATTGTTTTCTTTTAATAATTCTACCGTTTTCATCGCTGCGTTGTGGCCAAAAACCAAACCTTCCAATAAAGAGTTTGAAGCCAGTCTGTTTGCTCCATGAAGCCCGGAATTGGTGCATTCTCCGACAGCGAATAAATTATTTAATGAAGATTGCCCATCTTTATCTACATCAATTCCTCCCATTAAATAATGACACGCAGGAACGACTGGAATAAGCTGGGTGAAAGGATCAACGCCTTCACTTTTACATTTTTTATAAATATTTGGGAAATGTTCTAGAAATTTTTCCTGATTCATTTCACGACAATCGAGACCAACATATTCATCACCTGTGATTTTCATCTCGGCGTCGATAGCTCTTGCCACGATGTCTCTTGAAGCCAATTCTTCCCTCTCATCATATTTTTGCATAAACTTCTCCCCTCTTTTGGTTCTCAATTTTGCTCCGTCACCACGAACTGCCTCAGAAATTAAAAACAACATTCCATCAATCTTACTGTACAAAGCAGTTGGATGAAACTGATAATATTGCATATTAGTCACTTTACCTTTTGCACGAGCAACGAAAGCGATTCCGTCTCCGGTTGCAATGGTAGGATTGGTCGTATTTTTATAAACATGACCAGCTCCGCCTGTAGCAACCAATGTAATCTTGGAAGTGATTTTTTTTATTGATTTTGATTTTTCATCTAAAATATAGGCACCATAACAATTAATTTCACCTTCATTTAATTCTTTTCCGGGAACATGGTGCTGCGTAATGATATCGATTACGTAATGATGATCAAGAATTTCTATATTCGGGCTGTTTTTAACTGTTTGAAGCAAAGCTCTTTCAATCTCAAAACCAGTAATATCTTTGTGATGTACAATTCTGTTTTCCGTATGACCGCCTTCCCTTCCTAAAGCAAATTCGCCATTTTTCTTATCAAAATTGGCGCCCCATTCTACAATTTCATTAAATCTTGCAGGAGCCTCTCTTACGACCATTTCTACAACATCACGTTTGTTTTCACCGTCGCCGGCTCTCATGGTATCTTCGATGTGTTTTTCGAAATTATCATTTTTAGAATCGGTAACCACCGCCAAACCACCTTGAGCATATTTGGTATTGCTCTCGTCTTCGTCTGATTTTGTTACAATGATTATTTTGGCATCGGGGAATTGTTCTGAAACTTTTATGGCATAAGATAATCCGGAAATTCCGGAACCAATCACTAATACATCCGCTTTTATCATATTCTTGCTTTAAGACAATCGTCTAAATAATTAAATAAATTTAAACAATTTTTCGTTTGGTTTTCTTACTTTTTTCATGTGTTGGAATTGATCTTCTTCTGATCTGTAGCCCAAAGCCAAAGTAACTGTTACTTTTTCTTTTTCAGAATCTATATTTAAAATTTCTTCAATGATATCTTGCCTGAAACCTTCCATCGGACAGGTATCAACACTTTCAATCGCAGCTGCATACATTAAATTGGCTAAAACGATATAAGATTGTTTTTCTGCCCAGTTTAAAATATCATCATGCTCCTGTCTTCCAAAATGACCAGTAATACTTTTTCTGAATAAATCTAAATTTTCCACTGGTTGATCGCGCACTTCGGAGATGTGTCTGAAATATCCATCAAGATATGTCTCTTCAATATTTTTTTTTGAAACTAAAATAATGAGATGTGAACATGTAGAAATTTGTGAAGGATTGTAGAAAGCCGGTATTAACTTCTCCTTCATTTCTAGACTTTCCACTACGAATATTTTATAAGGCTGAAGTCCCAATGAGCTTGCCGCCAGTTTTCCAGACTCAAGAATATTGAGAAGGGTATCTTGCGGAATAATCATTTCGGGATTGAATTTTTTTACAGAATATCTTCTGCTTAAAGCTTCCAAATAATTCATAACAACAAATTTAAGAATTGATGCCGAATAAAGGATGCTTTAAGCAAAATATCTATTTGGAAATTCTTTAAATAAAAAAGGATCTGCCTCAATGATGAGACAGATCCTTTATAAATCTAAATGAATCAGTTAATTACTGACCTTTAATTTTGAAATCATCAATTTCCCACGTTGCCGCTGCGGAAGGTGTTGAAGTATATTTAAATGCAATTCTTACATTTTTCCCTAAGAATGCTGATAAGTCTACGTTTCCTGAGCTTACCCAGTCACCAAACGCTGCAGTATTTGTATCTAATAATGCAGGCAGAGCTACCCAAGTAGTAGTTGCAGGATTTCCTGTATAATTTTCTGTAGCGTAAACCTGAAGAGCAGGCCCGGAATATCTTACATCAGATGTAAAGTTTACTGCTGCTTTAGTTTTTCCTACTAAACTAATTGATTTTGAAATCAACCAATCTTCGTTTGTATTATTTAACACTCCATTCACAACAGCATAATAATTTGTTCCATTACCTTGATTTGAAGTAGCCCAAACCTGAGCTCCAGCTACGTTTACAGTTGTCCAATCTGTACTGAAACCTCCTGCTGCAAAATCATCTTTGTACAATACCGGAAGCGGAGTATATACAGAACCATCACATCTAGGATTATCTAAATCTATGTCACTCAATCTTGTAATCCAAAGTTGATACGTACCATTGAAAATGCTTGCAATTGCATACACATCACCTTTTCCTCCTTCAACTTCTGTAGCACTTGCTTTTCTAGGATCTGTATTTGTTCCGAAATCAGCCAAGCCACTGGTTCTAAGAAGAATTTTGTTTCCATTACAGTCTTGCAAAGTTCTGTTGGTTTGGGCAGTACCACTTGCATATGTTTTTCCCAAATCTCCATCGATGAACTGTAAATCTTTAATCTTGATCCATCTACCAACATCTGCTGTTGTAAGAGATGTAATTGTTCTTTCGGTTGCAACGACCGGACGAGTAACAGTATTGGTATCGAAGAAACTCTTGTACATATTCGCTTCTTCTACTTGCCCAAACTGCGTACCACTTGAATTTGTAAATAAACCTCCTATTTGAATTTCTCCATTTACATCTTTAAGATACAATCCTTTTAGTTTAATATAAACATCTTTACCCAATCTAAAGCGGTTGTCTAAAAACAGATCTAATTTGTTCATATTAACTCTGATACCTCCCGTTGCATCTTCTACATAGACATATTTATATAAATTTCCTGTTGCATCGTTTGCTACAACTTGAGCTTTAACGTAGAAATCACCTGTAATTTCAGTCCAGTTTGCTGCTGTGTTTAATTGCTTTACTTCAGCAATTGTTTTTAACGTTAATCCATTCGCACTGAATTGACAAGGATTAGACGTTAATCCATCTAAACGTGCAAAATGCTCATCTACACCATCTCCATCTTTATCGCCTTCCATATCCAAATCTGCTACCCTGTTGATATACATTTGGTAGTTAGAATTGAATTTACTGAAGATTCCTACAAACTTTCCTTTTCCTGCAGGTACAATTTGGTTTGCAAACGAAGCAAAACCACTATTTCTTACCGCTGCCGTTTTAAGGTATTTTTTATTTACACTATCCCAACCTTCACCAATAGTTTTATCTACCGTTACACCATTAGGTGCAAATTGAGTACATAGTGCTCTTGCGTCAAATTCTACATTATTGATTTGTATCAAACATCCGATAAAATCATCATTTAGAGTAACCATCTCAGACATAGTCATCACCTTCGGAATAATGTTTTCTCTAATCTCACAATCTCTGAAAATACGGTTTTTGATTTCTTTTTCAGGAACTCTTGTTCCCGCAGGAGTAATCATTCCTAATTGCTTTACCCCACCATAAGTAGTTATTGCTAAATCTTTTACCTGAATATAAACTTTTGATCCTTGTGGAAATTTAGTATATAAGCTTACTGCATCCAAGCTAACCGTTAAACCATCTGTAGGATTTACTGGAGCATCTTGTACATAAAGAGTTTTATAAATGTTTCCTGTTTCGTCTGAAGAAGAAACATATGCTTCAACATAGGCATTCTCTGCAATTGCTACGTTTTGAGGCTTTAGCTTCAAGTCATGTAATGTCCATTTTGTAAAACCATTTTTAGGGTCAGTATAATAACTTGCTGTTTTACACTCATACCCTGTAAGATTAGGATCATCATATTTATCGTCATGTACACAGCCTGTAATAAACAAAGCTGTAATCATCACTAAAATATATTTTAAAACTGAATTATATTTTTTCATTGTCTTTTTATTTTAGAATCTTAAATAAACATTTGTAAAGAATGTTGTCCCTCTGTCATACCAAAGTTTTGGCCCAAAATATGGTGTTTGTCTCTGAGCGTCTACCAAAGCTTCATTAAAGTTTACATTTCTTCCTTGCTCAAACCCTCCGGTAACATAGTTTCTGTTATTAAGAATATTATTAACTGATAAACTGATTCCCATTCTGTATTTACCTAAAAGAAATGACTTTCCTGCATTGGCATTCAACATAAACTGATTATCAAATTTTTTCTGAGCGGTAATTTGCTGAAGAAGCTCAGGCGTTACGTTAGCATACGGATCATTATCTAAAATATTAGTGTACATGTATGGCGTTTTATTTAACGCTGAGAAATCAAGATATTGATCCATCAAGTAATTTGCCGATGCACCAACCCACCAATACTTTGGAGAATTATACTTCAATCCTAAAGAGAATGCTTTTTGAGGAGTACCTGCAACTTTAAAATCTTTAATATTTGCTTTCCCCCAAGTGTTGTCAGAACTTCTAAAACCGTTTAAGTCATCAAAAGTAGAAACCTCAGGATTATTGGTATATTTGTATTCACCAATACTTGCAGCACCAATAGCATTTAAGGTAGGAGTAATCTTTAAATCAAAACCAAGTTCTGCTCCCACATATCTTTTATCTACTCCACTCATCGCTTCATTCACTAATGTACTGAAAGAATTCCCTAAAGTACCATCATTTACATCAGCATAATATCTTGAAATCTCTGTAGAATTACTAATCGTAGTATAATAACCAGTTAACCTAAGTTTTAAAACCTGCCCTCTCATAATGTAGCTTATATCATTAGAGTTGATAATTTGGTTTTTAACTCCCGGTGTAAGATAGTCTACAGCTCTAGGGTTGATATAGATTTCGTTTAAAGTTGGAGCCAAACTAAAGAAGGCACCATTATAAACGATAAAGTTTTTACCATTGATTTTGTACGTTACTTTTGCTTTTAAACCAGCATCTAAAGCATCATACACACTGCTTTTACCTTTAGAATTATCTTTAAATCTTAAAAGCCCGCTTCTATAATCACCATCTCTCTGAGATTCGGAGTATGATGTAAAGATTGATGCTACAACATTAAATTTATTAAAATCTACTTCTGATGAAACGTTTAATGAATAATGGTCTCTCAAAAGCTCATAAGAATACTGTGTTCTGTCTCCCACTCTTACTTCTACATTCTCATCATCAGCATTGTATTTTGCATCATTATTAAATGCATTTAAATTCACAGCATAATCTGCGCCTAATAAATCTTTAATTCTTCTAAAATTATCTGATCTTAAATTCTGATAATTAAAATTGATATTCAATTTCCAGTTTTCCTTTAATCTTGTATCAAAGTGAGACGCAAAATTGAATGTCTTATCTCTGTTTACATCCTCTACAATAGTATAGACAGCCTCTCTTTTGGAACCATCCATATTTTTCTTATTAAGGTAATTTGCCTGATAAAGACTGTTCCAATCGATTTGTGACTGCGCTCTAAATTCATCCGCAGTATAATTACCAAAACTCGGTAATTTTCTGTAATAAGTAGGATTCGGGTCTGATGCGTGGAACCAGTCTAGTCTGCTTCTTGCATCGCTTCCAATTTGATAAGAAACTGTATTGATCCAGTTTGAATTTTTACCGATTTTCAAATAATCCGTAAGCATAAACATCGGTTCGAATACTTTTCTGATTCTTGAGTTTCTCTTTTCACCATCTTGCCATCCCCAGTATGAGTTGTAATCTTTACCCATGATGTCATAAACTTCCTGGGTATTTGGTGAGTTTGAAGCTCTGTAAGTAGGAGATCCAAAACCAGTAAAGTTAATTGAATGTCTTTCGCTGAATTTTTTCTCAACTGATGCGAAATAAGCATAAGCATCCTGGTAAACACCATCGATGATAGCCTGATCTCCCCATCTTCTACTTCCAGAAACTGTAAATGCCCAACCATTTTTAGTCATTCCTGAAGAATAAGTTGCCATTGCTCTGTGCAAATAACTTCTATTCGTAAATGAATAAGCTAAAGAGGTCTGTTTTCTGTAAGAAGAAGCTCTTGTATTGTAATAAGCAACACCTCCCAAGTTACCAAAAGCATATTCTGAAGGTGTGATGTTATCCACATTTTCATAAGGATATCTTGTTACATCA
Coding sequences within it:
- a CDS encoding carboxypeptidase-like regulatory domain-containing protein produces the protein MIKKLSLISLFTLLPASYYYAQTTVYAYIKGQDGKPVERAEVDLEQSVDDVTADKIGYFQFVDLKPGHYLITVTKPNFESKILEFDVTADEKRKDLGVIVLNNSLGTDAGVVVIDDSATDTEDGGSSMQPTVGLLSSGRDAFQNVSAFELGAYWFRPRGVDNRFEDVMFNGVSMSKNDDGRIDFNNWGGLNDVTRYPYENVDNITPSEYAFGNLGGVAYYNTRASSYRKQTSLAYSFTNRSYLHRAMATYSSGMTKNGWAFTVSGSRRWGDQAIIDGVYQDAYAYFASVEKKFSERHSINFTGFGSPTYRASNSPNTQEVYDIMGKDYNSYWGWQDGEKRNSRIRKVFEPMFMLTDYLKIGKNSNWINTVSYQIGSDARSRLDWFHASDPNPTYYRKLPSFGNYTADEFRAQSQIDWNSLYQANYLNKKNMDGSKREAVYTIVEDVNRDKTFNFASHFDTRLKENWKLNINFNYQNLRSDNFRRIKDLLGADYAVNLNAFNNDAKYNADDENVEVRVGDRTQYSYELLRDHYSLNVSSEVDFNKFNVVASIFTSYSESQRDGDYRSGLLRFKDNSKGKSSVYDALDAGLKAKVTYKINGKNFIVYNGAFFSLAPTLNEIYINPRAVDYLTPGVKNQIINSNDISYIMRGQVLKLRLTGYYTTISNSTEISRYYADVNDGTLGNSFSTLVNEAMSGVDKRYVGAELGFDLKITPTLNAIGAASIGEYKYTNNPEVSTFDDLNGFRSSDNTWGKANIKDFKVAGTPQKAFSLGLKYNSPKYWWVGASANYLMDQYLDFSALNKTPYMYTNILDNDPYANVTPELLQQITAQKKFDNQFMLNANAGKSFLLGKYRMGISLSVNNILNNRNYVTGGFEQGRNVNFNEALVDAQRQTPYFGPKLWYDRGTTFFTNVYLRF